A genomic segment from Propionibacteriaceae bacterium ZF39 encodes:
- a CDS encoding aldehyde dehydrogenase family protein, whose amino-acid sequence MKHYDQLSANFINGEWVESAGTESIAVINPATGEEFGHFIESTPEEVAQSLAAARAAQPAWGAAPLEDRITVIENFATLVEANMEELARMRTSALGAPFASSLTLSNSLDLLRMYVESVRKVEFRQVRSDSFGTAIVERRPVGVVAGIVPWNVPVRNEIKKLIPALITGNAVVLKASPQSPFVGAALVDLLTEAGVPAGVVGLVSGGAKVGEAMVTDPNTDKIAFTGSTAAGRRIAELAGPLLKRVQLELGGKSAAIVLPDADLQTVVDSMMIFGYANSGQICASLSRLILPEERHDEIVEALKERIAAFRPGDPYDSNANLGPVISSHHRDWVDQLVKDTVAAGATAETGGAPALDAGPGWFYQPTLLTGVRPGMRSFDEEIFGPVLSVIRYAGEDEAVEIANNSEYGLHGAVFGADAAEAYRVGRRIHTGTLAVNSFDVPLSAPFGGVKCSGLGRENGVEGFDEYLEYHTYKFPNEETARAVVHI is encoded by the coding sequence ATGAAGCACTACGACCAGCTGTCCGCCAACTTCATCAACGGCGAATGGGTCGAATCGGCCGGCACCGAGAGCATCGCCGTCATCAACCCGGCGACGGGCGAGGAGTTCGGGCACTTCATCGAGAGCACGCCCGAGGAAGTCGCCCAGTCGCTTGCCGCCGCCCGCGCGGCCCAGCCCGCCTGGGGTGCCGCGCCGCTCGAGGACCGCATCACGGTCATCGAGAACTTCGCGACGCTCGTCGAGGCCAACATGGAGGAGCTGGCGCGCATGCGCACGTCGGCGCTGGGCGCGCCGTTCGCGTCCTCGCTGACCCTCAGCAACTCCCTCGACCTCCTGCGCATGTATGTCGAGTCCGTCCGCAAGGTCGAGTTCCGCCAGGTGCGCTCCGACAGCTTCGGCACCGCCATCGTCGAGCGCCGTCCTGTTGGCGTGGTCGCCGGCATCGTGCCGTGGAACGTGCCCGTCCGCAACGAGATCAAGAAGCTCATCCCCGCGTTGATCACCGGCAATGCCGTGGTGTTGAAGGCGTCGCCGCAGTCGCCGTTCGTCGGCGCTGCGCTGGTGGACCTGCTCACCGAAGCCGGCGTACCCGCCGGTGTCGTCGGCCTCGTCTCCGGTGGCGCCAAGGTCGGCGAGGCCATGGTCACCGATCCGAACACCGACAAGATCGCGTTCACCGGCAGCACCGCCGCTGGCCGTCGCATCGCCGAGCTGGCCGGCCCGTTGCTCAAGCGCGTCCAGCTCGAACTGGGCGGCAAGTCCGCGGCGATCGTCCTGCCCGACGCCGATCTGCAGACGGTGGTCGACTCGATGATGATTTTCGGGTACGCCAACAGCGGCCAGATCTGCGCCTCCCTGTCGCGCCTGATCCTCCCCGAGGAGCGGCACGACGAGATCGTGGAGGCGCTCAAGGAGCGGATCGCGGCGTTCCGTCCGGGTGATCCGTACGACTCGAACGCGAACCTGGGCCCGGTCATCTCGAGCCACCATCGCGACTGGGTCGATCAGCTGGTCAAGGACACCGTCGCCGCCGGTGCGACGGCCGAGACCGGTGGGGCGCCCGCGCTCGATGCGGGGCCGGGCTGGTTCTATCAGCCGACGCTCCTCACCGGCGTACGCCCGGGGATGCGCTCGTTCGACGAGGAGATCTTCGGTCCGGTCCTGAGCGTGATCAGGTACGCAGGCGAGGACGAGGCGGTCGAGATCGCCAACAACTCCGAATACGGGCTGCACGGTGCGGTGTTCGGCGCCGACGCGGCTGAGGCGTACCGGGTCGGGCGGCGGATCCACACCGGCACTCTCGCGGTGAACAGCTTCGACGTGCCGCTGAGCGCGCCGTTCGGCGGCGTGAAGTGCAGCGGCCTGGGCCGGGAGAACGGCGTCGAGGGGTTCGACGAATACCTCGAATACCACACCTACAAGTTCCCGAACGAGGAGACTGCCCGGGCCGTTGTGCACATCTGA
- a CDS encoding antibiotic biosynthesis monooxygenase translates to MSGPIRVLHHLGSGGDAAAIVQVTQAVREADGCLESEAYRGVSNGEVVVVELWADEVAFSRNWAERFRAADRDVVCAQVSGGELASDIAPHRTFRRDVIWIDNAASAESTVVWPSHGPVRVIVMATHGEPDLGAADFLVDEAATRREPGLQAYSWGQSLEHAHHFCLTELWDDQAIYDAHWNLRIKVARGQEEHGETPAARPPVERSQGANGVEFYRYVGFRHQYDRWLPVGLENWSETITWSA, encoded by the coding sequence GTGAGTGGACCGATCAGGGTGCTGCACCATCTGGGCAGCGGCGGGGACGCCGCCGCGATCGTGCAGGTGACGCAGGCTGTGCGGGAGGCCGATGGTTGCCTCGAGAGCGAGGCCTATCGCGGGGTGTCCAACGGTGAGGTGGTCGTCGTCGAGCTGTGGGCCGACGAGGTCGCGTTCAGCCGCAACTGGGCGGAGCGGTTCCGCGCGGCCGACCGGGATGTGGTGTGCGCGCAGGTGTCGGGTGGGGAGCTCGCGAGTGATATCGCGCCCCATCGCACCTTCCGCCGCGACGTCATCTGGATCGACAACGCCGCGTCCGCCGAGTCGACCGTGGTGTGGCCGAGCCACGGTCCCGTGCGCGTGATCGTCATGGCCACCCATGGGGAGCCCGATCTGGGGGCCGCTGACTTCCTGGTCGATGAGGCGGCGACGCGGCGGGAACCCGGCCTGCAGGCGTACTCCTGGGGCCAGAGCCTCGAGCATGCCCACCACTTCTGCCTCACCGAGCTGTGGGACGACCAGGCGATCTATGACGCCCACTGGAACTTGCGCATCAAGGTCGCGCGGGGCCAGGAGGAGCACGGCGAGACCCCGGCCGCGCGCCCACCGGTGGAGCGAAGCCAGGGCGCGAATGGCGTCGAGTTCTATCGCTATGTCGGCTTCCGGCATCAGTACGACCGCTGGCTCCCCGTCGGCCTGGAGAACTGGTCGGAGACCATCACCTGGAGCGCCTGA
- a CDS encoding 3-phenylpropionate/cinnamic acid dioxygenase subunit beta, translating into MEEIPESETEAGVATMPITARRTAPSVDVCRELEQFLFEEADLLDTWQFDAWLTMLADDIHYWAPVRENLFHRQRKNEMAAPGGSAHFDETREHLAERVDRLKTHQAWAEEPASRTRHLVTNIRVFETDNPDEFEVESSFYVFRTRSERDFDSVVGKRFDVIRRVDDSAYGFQLARRKIVFDMAMLLVKNLSLFY; encoded by the coding sequence GTGGAGGAAATCCCCGAGTCCGAAACGGAGGCCGGCGTGGCGACGATGCCGATCACCGCCCGGCGGACGGCACCGAGCGTCGACGTGTGCCGTGAGCTGGAGCAGTTCCTGTTCGAAGAGGCCGACCTGCTGGACACCTGGCAGTTCGATGCGTGGTTGACGATGCTCGCTGACGACATCCACTATTGGGCGCCCGTGCGCGAGAACCTCTTCCACCGCCAGCGCAAGAACGAGATGGCCGCGCCCGGTGGATCGGCGCATTTCGACGAGACCCGGGAGCACCTCGCCGAGCGGGTGGACCGACTCAAGACGCATCAGGCCTGGGCCGAGGAGCCCGCCTCCCGCACGCGCCATCTGGTCACCAATATCCGCGTGTTCGAGACCGACAACCCCGATGAGTTCGAGGTCGAATCGAGTTTCTATGTGTTCCGGACGCGCAGTGAGCGCGACTTCGATTCGGTCGTCGGCAAGCGTTTCGATGTGATCCGCCGGGTCGACGATTCGGCGTACGGATTTCAGCTGGCCCGCCGGAAAATCGTGTTCGACATGGCGATGTTGCTCGTCAAGAACCTGAGCCTGTTCTACTGA
- a CDS encoding aromatic ring-hydroxylating dioxygenase subunit alpha — translation MDVSDWVDARNGFIRGEIFTSEEVYQAELKNVFARSWVFLAHDSMLKKAGDFIQNYIGEDPVVVVRQADGSVKAWLNQCRHRGMRICRADRGNTRYFMCSFHGWVYDREGSLVQVPHEEEAYAPETFDKADYGPRQVPRLHNYKGFWFGNWDETAPDFEDYIGDFKYILDSHIDRHEGGLEVVGQHRWIIPANWKYNAEQPSNDSYHAETSHASALTVLERSRKKRREEKGEPDNRVSMATRAAAARGKQFSGGFGHGAGWHEMPEGAMRYQAELPATMEWEDSVRDKVEERLDPYRNANRSHANLFPNFMMLANGTMRVTHPRGPNEMEIWAWTFAPAEAPDEVKEEIRVNVLRTFSAAGMFEQDDAENWLEEQRIFRGYMARQDPLVYTMRIGDARRGLGGVPGIIAPSVYADEGARGMYHHWAELMSGDSWDDIARRNAERLAQVPHAEADNSQEI, via the coding sequence ATGGATGTCAGCGACTGGGTCGATGCCCGGAACGGGTTCATTCGCGGTGAGATCTTCACCAGCGAAGAGGTCTATCAGGCCGAGCTCAAGAACGTCTTTGCGCGCTCGTGGGTTTTTCTCGCCCATGACTCGATGTTGAAAAAAGCGGGCGATTTCATCCAGAACTACATCGGCGAGGACCCCGTGGTCGTGGTTCGGCAGGCCGACGGCAGCGTGAAGGCCTGGCTCAACCAGTGCCGCCACCGGGGCATGAGGATCTGTCGCGCCGACCGGGGCAATACGCGCTATTTCATGTGTTCGTTCCACGGCTGGGTCTATGACCGCGAGGGCTCGCTCGTGCAGGTGCCGCACGAGGAGGAGGCGTACGCCCCCGAGACCTTCGACAAGGCCGACTACGGCCCGCGCCAGGTTCCGCGGCTGCACAACTACAAGGGCTTCTGGTTCGGCAACTGGGACGAGACCGCACCCGATTTCGAGGACTACATCGGGGATTTCAAATACATCCTCGACAGTCACATCGACCGGCACGAAGGCGGGCTCGAGGTCGTCGGACAGCATCGCTGGATCATTCCGGCCAACTGGAAATACAACGCCGAACAGCCCTCCAACGACTCCTATCACGCAGAGACATCGCACGCCTCCGCGCTGACGGTGCTCGAACGCTCGCGCAAGAAGCGCCGCGAGGAAAAGGGCGAGCCCGACAATCGGGTGTCGATGGCCACCCGGGCAGCGGCGGCGCGCGGCAAGCAATTCAGCGGTGGTTTCGGGCACGGTGCCGGTTGGCACGAAATGCCCGAGGGCGCGATGCGTTATCAGGCCGAATTGCCGGCGACGATGGAATGGGAGGACAGCGTTCGCGACAAGGTCGAGGAGCGACTCGATCCCTATCGGAACGCCAACCGTAGCCACGCGAACCTGTTTCCGAACTTCATGATGCTCGCCAACGGCACGATGCGCGTGACCCACCCGCGCGGGCCGAACGAGATGGAGATCTGGGCGTGGACCTTCGCCCCGGCCGAGGCGCCGGACGAGGTCAAGGAGGAGATCCGCGTCAACGTGCTGCGTACCTTCAGCGCCGCGGGCATGTTCGAACAGGACGATGCCGAGAACTGGCTCGAGGAGCAGCGCATCTTCCGCGGCTACATGGCGCGCCAGGACCCGCTGGTCTACACCATGCGCATCGGCGACGCCCGGCGCGGACTCGGCGGAGTGCCCGGCATCATCGCCCCGAGCGTGTACGCCGATGAGGGCGCCCGCGGCATGTATCACCACTGGGCCGAACTGATGTCCGGCGACAGCTGGGACGACATCGCCCGCCGCAATGCCGAACGTCTCGCGCAGGTGCCGCACGCTGAAGCCGACAACAGCCAGGAGATCTGA